In Deinococcus seoulensis, a genomic segment contains:
- a CDS encoding RraA family protein, with protein sequence MTLTADHKLALRERFMTVDTANVADVLDELGLPDCGLSSDLWPIKTRLEKMGGWAYTIRGQMTPYPGTGDPKKMEAVSGLTPGHLSVWSGGGAQGVCFFGELIARGMQYRGCVGALVDGGIRDIEWLDRMNFPVYTRYRTPVQSIGRWEVNAWQVEVYLPGATAARVRVRPDDFILADVDGAILIPQEVAEEVLTRAEALTEKERLIRADLENGATLPDVLAKYGHV encoded by the coding sequence ATGACCCTCACCGCCGACCACAAACTCGCCCTGCGCGAACGTTTCATGACTGTTGACACCGCCAACGTCGCGGACGTCCTCGACGAACTCGGCCTGCCCGACTGCGGGCTGTCCAGCGACCTGTGGCCCATCAAGACGCGCCTCGAGAAGATGGGCGGCTGGGCGTACACCATCCGCGGCCAGATGACCCCGTACCCTGGCACCGGCGATCCGAAAAAGATGGAAGCCGTCAGCGGCCTCACCCCCGGACACCTGAGTGTCTGGAGCGGCGGCGGCGCGCAGGGCGTGTGTTTCTTCGGCGAACTCATCGCCCGCGGCATGCAGTACCGCGGCTGCGTGGGCGCCCTCGTCGACGGTGGCATCCGCGACATCGAGTGGCTCGACCGCATGAATTTCCCCGTGTACACCCGCTACCGCACGCCCGTGCAGTCGATCGGCCGCTGGGAAGTCAACGCCTGGCAGGTCGAGGTGTACCTCCCGGGCGCCACCGCCGCGCGCGTGCGCGTCCGGCCCGACGACTTCATCCTCGCAGACGTGGACGGCGCCATCCTGATCCCGCAGGAGGTGGCCGAGGAGGTCCTCACGCGCGCCGAGGCGCTCACCGAGAAGGAACGCCTGATCCGCGCGGACCTCGAGAACGGCGCCACCCTGCCCGACGTACTCGCCAAGTACGGACACGTCTGA
- a CDS encoding SDR family oxidoreductase translates to MDLGLKDQPAVVLAASAGLGFATAHALAREGARVALCARTLERAQAAARRIEQDTGVPTLGYAADVADAESLTTFIDAAARDLGGIRILVCNAGGPPPGNFTALGEAQWHAAYQLTLMSVVRSVTAALPHLRAGGGGRILALLSSSVKRPLDNLTLSNALRPAVYGLCKSLSVELGPDNIQVNGLAPGRVLTERIQQLDEAAASRRGTSWQAVREASEREVPMGRLGTPDEFGRVAAFLCSPAAQYVNGSALLVDGGAVTAL, encoded by the coding sequence ATGGATCTCGGCCTCAAAGATCAACCTGCCGTCGTCCTCGCCGCCAGCGCGGGCCTCGGCTTCGCGACCGCCCACGCTCTGGCACGCGAGGGCGCCCGAGTGGCCCTGTGCGCCCGCACGCTGGAGCGTGCCCAGGCGGCCGCGCGCCGCATCGAACAGGACACCGGCGTGCCCACGCTGGGCTACGCCGCCGACGTGGCCGACGCTGAGAGCCTGACGACCTTCATTGACGCGGCCGCCCGGGACCTCGGGGGGATTCGCATTCTCGTCTGCAACGCCGGAGGGCCCCCGCCGGGGAACTTCACGGCCCTCGGGGAAGCGCAGTGGCACGCGGCGTACCAGCTCACGCTGATGAGCGTGGTCCGCAGCGTCACGGCCGCCCTGCCACACCTGCGCGCCGGGGGCGGCGGCCGCATCCTGGCCCTGCTCAGCAGCAGCGTCAAACGCCCCCTGGACAACCTGACCCTGTCCAACGCACTGCGCCCCGCCGTGTACGGCCTGTGCAAATCCCTGAGTGTCGAACTCGGCCCGGACAACATCCAGGTCAACGGCCTGGCACCCGGCCGGGTGCTCACCGAACGTATCCAGCAGCTCGATGAGGCCGCAGCCTCCCGGCGCGGCACCAGCTGGCAGGCCGTGCGGGAGGCGTCCGAACGCGAGGTGCCGATGGGCCGACTCGGCACGCCCGACGAGTTCGGCCGGGTCGCCGCGTTCCTGTGTTCACCCGCCGCGCAGTACGTCAACGGCAGCGCCCTGCTCGTCGACGGTGGCGCCGTCACCGCGCTGTGA